Sequence from the Thermodesulfovibrionales bacterium genome:
ATTGGAGCAAGAGGCTTTTCAAGGCAAACAGGCGTTACATAATTAACTGATTCTTCCATATTTGCAGCATCTTTAAGAAACATGCCATCTGATGGAATAAGTACTCCCCCTTCTCTAAGACATCCTGTTTCAAAGGGTTTCATGGCACAGGTCTTAAGACCCTGAAGTTTCAGTATATGTATAAGTATTGCCGATACCACTGTTTTTCCAACACCTGTATCAGTTCCCGTAACAAAAAATCCTTTCATGACCTTTCCTCAAAAATCCTTCCATCGATCATTTTCAGAATCCTTGAACATCTATCAGCAAGTTGTCTGTTATGCGTAACTATGACAAAGGTTATTCCCCTTTTTTTATTCAGGTAAACAAGGAGCTCAAAAAGCTCCTCTCCTGTAGCAGTATCAAGATTACCCGTTGGTTCATCTGCAAGAACCACCCTCGGCTCAAGGATAAGTGCCCTGGCAACAGCAACCCTCTGCTGTTCACCACCTGAAAGTTCACCTGGTCTGTGATCCCTTCTTTCATGAACACCAAGCTCTTTCATGAGATAAAGTGCCCTTTCATACCATGGTGTGATATCAAACTTCTGACCCCTGAATTCTCTGTTCTGACTTCTATATATAATAGCCGGTATCAGGATATTTTCAAGGGCAGTAAACTCTGGAAGAAGATAATGAAATTGAAATACAAAACCTATCTGGCTGTTTCTTATCCTGAAAAGTTCCTTTTCGGATAGACTGAAAAGATCAGTATTATCAAGTATTACCCTTCCCTCTGTTGGTCTGTCCAGTG
This genomic interval carries:
- a CDS encoding ABC transporter ATP-binding protein, which translates into the protein METLIKVDNLKKSFFTPAGELRILRGIDLEIKKGEMVAIVGASGVGKSTFLHILGTLDRPTEGRVILDNTDLFSLSEKELFRIRNSQIGFVFQFHYLLPEFTALENILIPAIIYRSQNREFRGQKFDITPWYERALYLMKELGVHERRDHRPGELSGGEQQRVAVARALILEPRVVLADEPTGNLDTATGEELFELLVYLNKKRGITFVIVTHNRQLADRCSRILKMIDGRIFEERS